GAATACTCTTCTGCCTTGTTGCACTACTTCTCTTTTTCCTTCTCTGAATTCCCTTAGAGAAGGGTTTATTATTACTAACTAACACTTATCCGCTATGATGAGACAATTAATGCATGGAAAACGGATATGGGGGCTTTTGATCATTCTTATGATGGCTTCCATTTCAGCTTTTGCTCAACAAAAGAACATAACTGGAACAATTATTGGAGATGACAACCTTCCAATTCCTGGTGCAACTATTGTAGTAAAAGGTACTTCTAACGGTACAATATCATCTATTGATGGGAAATATTCTATAAAAGCGAATGAAGGAGATCTCTTACAGTTTTCATTTGTCGGAATGGAGACACAAGAGGTGAAAGTGACAAATCTAAATACAATTAATATTGAGCTGAAATCTGCTACGATTGGTATGGATGAAGTGGTGGTCACCGCCCTTGGTATAAAAAGAGAGAAAAAATCTTTAGGATATTCGGTTCAAGAGGTTAAAGGGGATGAATTATCTAGGGTGAAAGATGCCAATGTGGTAAATAGCTTGTCTGGTAAAATTGCTGGGGTTACCATTTCTCCTTCAAGTACAGGAACAGGTGGTGGTAGCCGTATTGTAATTAGAGGAAATAACTCAATATCTGGAAATAACGAACCTTTGGTTGTTGTGGATGGAGTTCCTATTACTGACAATTCATCCAATACGGATGATCGTTGGGGGAATAGAGCTATCGATAGAGGTGATGGTATTGCAGATATTAATCCTGATGATATCGCAACCATGTCGGTTCTCAAGGGTCCTGCTGCCGCTGCATTATATGGATCGCGTGCTGCAAATGGTGTCATTCTGATTACTACAAAATCGGGGACTAAGACAGATCGAGTGAAAGTCTCTTTAAGTTCTAATGTTGTTTTTGAATCACCTCTTACTCAACTAGATCTTCAGAATGAGTATGGACAGGGTACTGGTGGTGCTTTTGTAGAAAGAAGTGGAGCTAGTTGGGGACCTAAGATGGAAGGGCAGATGATAAAGGACTGGACAGGTGAGAGTCGCTCTTTTTCTCCTTATGATAACAACCTAACCGACTTTTTAGAGACCGGTGTTAATATGACAAATAATATCGATGTAACAGCTGGTTCTGAGAAAGTGAAATTTCGTGCAGGTTTTAGTAGAATGGACTACTGGGGACAACTTCCGAATAATAAACTTAATAGAAATACCTTGAACTTAAGGTCAACTATAGACTTTTCACCTAAGTTGTCTTTAGACCTGAAATTTAATTATATAAAGTCTAAAGGAGAGAATCGACCAAAACTAGCAGGAGACCCTGACAATGTCTACTTTAATATGGCTTTGATGCCAAGAAGTATTCATCTTTCAGATATGAAAGATTATCGTAATGATGACTTGACAGTTCGAAGATATTCAGATAATGGTGGAATGATTTTAAACCCTTATTGGACTGTCAATATGAATACGAATTGGGATGACAAGAATCGTGTAATTGCGATGGCTAGCTTAAACTATAAGTTTGCAGATTGGTTGACAGCAAAACTTCGTTATGGTACTGACTATACAACGGTTAGAGGCTATGATCAGCTTGGTACAGGAGTTCCTTATTGGCAACCAACAGGGGATGTGAAGCAAGATGTGTCTACTTTGAGAGAGGATAACACGGACTTTCTTTTGACTGCTTCTAAAACAGAATTAATATCTAAGCTCTCAGCAAACTTAAGTGTTGGTGGAAATATTATGCGTCAAAATAATATGAGTACAACACAGTGGGCTAATGGACTTATTACACCAGATTTTTACTCTATTAACAACGGAAAAGCACCACGTACTGTGACGAATTATTATGAGAAGGGGATAAATTCTCTTTATGGTATGGGACAATTAAGTTGGGACAACTACCTTTTTGTGGATCTGACAGCCCGTAATGATTGGTCTTCTACTTTGCCATCTGATAACAGATCTTATTTCTATGCCTCGGCAGGTTTAGGTTGGGTTCTATCTGAGATGGTTACGCTACCTGAGTGGATTAATTTTTTGAAAGTTCGTGGTTCTTGGGCTCAAGTAGGTAATGATACCGATTCTTATAAATTAGATCAATATTTGACAATTGATTTGATTGGTGAATCGGGAGTTCCTGGAGCTACGTTACCTTCCGATCTCCCAGCTTCGAACTTAAAACCAGAGCAAGCCACTTCTTACGAAGTTGGGGCGGAAGGCCGTCTATTTAATGATCGTTTAGGGTTTGATCTTACCTATTATAAAGTAAATACGAAAGATCAAATATTAGCCTTGCCAACCCCCCCTGCTACTGGTTATGTAAATCAGTTTATCAATGCTGGTAATATTGAAAATAGAGGAGTTGAATTGATGATCAGAGGAACGCTAATAAAGAACGAGAACTTCCAATGGGATATGACTTTAAATTGGGCTAAAAATACCAATAAGGTTATCGATCTTTATGATGGAATTGATACTTATGTAATCTCTCCAAGTACTTCTCAAGTATCTGTAATCACAAATGAGGGTGGATCTTATGGTGATTTGCAAGGAACCCATTATGTTCGTGACGATCAAGGAAGAAAAGTATTAGATGCTGAAGGGCTACCTGTTATTTCACAAGATCGCTCTGTAATTGGGAACTATTTGCCTGATTGGACCGCAGGATTGTCAAATACTTTTGTTTATAAGAATCTTTCGATAGGGCTACTTTTTGACATTCGTAAAGGTGGTGATATTTATAGTGGTTCAGTTAATGCAGCTGCAGCAGCAGGTACTCTAGCAGAAACTTCAGAAGGACGTGATGCGTGGTATAATGGAACTGGGGGTTATGTGGTCTCAGGTGTGGATGTAGATGGAAATGCTGTGACTAAAACAGTTAATCCTGAGTCGTATTGGTCAAGAGTGTCAGGAATAGATGAAGAGTGGATATATGATGCAACCAATATACGTCTTAGAGAGCTGTCTGTTGGATACTCTCTTCCGAAAACAATTCTTTCAGGCACTCCTTTTACTGGTGCACAAGTTAGTTTTGTAGGAAGAAATCTTTGGCTTATCTATTCTGAACTACCTGGGTTAGATCCTGAGTCTTCATACTCACAGAGTAATGCTCAGGGGTTAGAATTAGGAGCAGTGTCTACTCCTCGCACTCTTGGTTTTAATATTAAGTTAGACTTTTAAATAATCTATCTATGAAAACATTGTTTGCAATATATATTGTTCTGCTTGGCCTTATTATGGCAAGCTGTTCAAATTTTGATGAGATGAATTTGAATCCGAATCAGCCTGGTGTCACAACAGGAGACCCATCTCAACTTTTCAGTAAGATGACCAAGGAGTCTACTTTGACAGCTTATCTTCATCAACGTATTCATAATCTAGGAGTGGATGCTTTCTCTCAATACTATTCTGCTCCAGCTTTCTCTACCGAAAGAGGGACGATGAATGATGTGTGGGCTCAGGACTATTGGAAAGCTTATTACGGTTGGTTAAACTCTGCGAATACGATTATTCGAGTTACTAAGAATGATCCTACGAAGGTGAATACATACCAAATGGCTAGAATATGGAAAGCTTGGATGACACAAAGAACTACTGACCTGTTTGGTGATATGCCTTACTTTGAAGCAGCCGATGGAACTGGAATAAATCCAAAATATGATACACAAGAGAATATCTATTTAGATATCTTAAAAGAGCTAAAGGAGGCTGCAGCAGGGCTTGACCTTTCAAAACCCAATATGGGTACGCAAGATTTTATCTATGGTGGTGATGTCGATCTGTGGAGGGGTTTTGCCAACTCATTACGCCTTAGAGTTGCAATGAGAATCTCCAATGTGAAACCAACCATTGCTAAAACAAATGCTGAGGATGCTGTTGCTGATGGGGTTCTTACTCTTAATGCAGAGATGGCTACAATGCAAAACTGGTCTGCTCCATGGGGGAATGGCTACTCTACAAAGTATTATTTTGATTGGGGCCCAGGTAATGGGGTTGCTCTTTCTACTTCCATGTATAACATGCTTGTAGGTCTTGGAGGCATTGCTTTCCCTAGTTCCGATTTCTTTGGACCAGATATCACATATCGAGATGTTCCTTCTGTTGTCGATCCTCGTGGTCCACACTTCTTCGGAATCTCTGATAACAATGGACCTACCTTAACCGATAAGGAACATTATTCTGGGCGTTGGACATCTATTGACGTAGGGTTGACAGAAGACCAAAGGGCAGAACAGGTAAATAAACCAGAAAATAACTCTCGCGTTGGAAAAGAGATGCAAGTGATTACTAGACCCTTTATTATTATGCCGGTTTCTGAAGTCTTTTTCCTTCGAGCGGAAGGAGCCTTAAAGGGTTGGAATATGAATGGTACTGCTGAAGAACTTTATGAGGATGGAATAAAGAGATCGATGGAGCAGTGGGCAATATCTCCTATTGTCTATGGGGATTATCTAGAATCTGAGGCTATGAATATTAATGGTACTACTGTTCATTTCTCTTTTGATAGTGGGACCAATGATAGTCCATTGGATAAAGTGATGACACAGAAGTATATTGCTGGTTTCCCAGACAATGGATGGGAAGCATGGGCTGACTACCGTCGTATTCAAAAACCTGTTCTTAAAACACCTGGTACTCTTGATGAAGGGACAGGATTGAAACCAGGCGAAGTTGTCCAAAGACTAAAATATCCTCAATTGGAGCAAAATGTAAACAAAGACTTTTATGACGAAGCTGTGAAGCACCAAGGAGCAGACCTTGTAAGTACAAAGTTGTGGTGGGTTGAATAGCCATATTAATTTAAAAGAAAATATAGTGTGAGTTTAGTGTCCATTGGAAAGGTGGATTTATATAGTTGGTAAACTGTTGAGAGATATTTCAACAGTTTGCTGATTGTATATTCTTGTAGTGATAACTTGAACAAATAATATTCGTTTAATCGCAAGTATATGTTCCGATACCTATGATCTTATTTTACTAAGGTCATGCTTTAAGTCAATCAGAAGCGTTTATTGACATTCGTTTAATCTATAATGAACAAATTAAAAAATATTATCGTAATTAATGAGCATTACGCTGAATGCCCATTAGAACACTCTGTATAACTTCTTTATAAAACGATATATCCTCTATCAGATCAAGCTATCCTTGAATGAGAAGATATCATACGGGAATTTTCTCTAGTTAATGTCATCTGAGTTCGATGTTTTCAATCTCTTTGTAAGAATTAAATTTTAAAAGCGGAGATTACAAGATACAGATCTATTAGATCTCATTCACCATGCTAAATTTCTTCGAAAATTGTTGTTTATGAAGATTACAAGGAATGATTTTAACTAAAAATAATGAAGATGAACTTGAATAAGGGATCGATTATTACTTCAATTTGACAATGACTTTTCTTGATAATGAACCTCATCGTTTACTTCCCTCTATTCAATCATTAATCTAAAGCATCGACAATCATCGATACG
The Prolixibacteraceae bacterium DNA segment above includes these coding regions:
- a CDS encoding SusD/RagB family nutrient-binding outer membrane lipoprotein, with the protein product MKTLFAIYIVLLGLIMASCSNFDEMNLNPNQPGVTTGDPSQLFSKMTKESTLTAYLHQRIHNLGVDAFSQYYSAPAFSTERGTMNDVWAQDYWKAYYGWLNSANTIIRVTKNDPTKVNTYQMARIWKAWMTQRTTDLFGDMPYFEAADGTGINPKYDTQENIYLDILKELKEAAAGLDLSKPNMGTQDFIYGGDVDLWRGFANSLRLRVAMRISNVKPTIAKTNAEDAVADGVLTLNAEMATMQNWSAPWGNGYSTKYYFDWGPGNGVALSTSMYNMLVGLGGIAFPSSDFFGPDITYRDVPSVVDPRGPHFFGISDNNGPTLTDKEHYSGRWTSIDVGLTEDQRAEQVNKPENNSRVGKEMQVITRPFIIMPVSEVFFLRAEGALKGWNMNGTAEELYEDGIKRSMEQWAISPIVYGDYLESEAMNINGTTVHFSFDSGTNDSPLDKVMTQKYIAGFPDNGWEAWADYRRIQKPVLKTPGTLDEGTGLKPGEVVQRLKYPQLEQNVNKDFYDEAVKHQGADLVSTKLWWVE
- a CDS encoding SusC/RagA family TonB-linked outer membrane protein, translated to MMRQLMHGKRIWGLLIILMMASISAFAQQKNITGTIIGDDNLPIPGATIVVKGTSNGTISSIDGKYSIKANEGDLLQFSFVGMETQEVKVTNLNTINIELKSATIGMDEVVVTALGIKREKKSLGYSVQEVKGDELSRVKDANVVNSLSGKIAGVTISPSSTGTGGGSRIVIRGNNSISGNNEPLVVVDGVPITDNSSNTDDRWGNRAIDRGDGIADINPDDIATMSVLKGPAAAALYGSRAANGVILITTKSGTKTDRVKVSLSSNVVFESPLTQLDLQNEYGQGTGGAFVERSGASWGPKMEGQMIKDWTGESRSFSPYDNNLTDFLETGVNMTNNIDVTAGSEKVKFRAGFSRMDYWGQLPNNKLNRNTLNLRSTIDFSPKLSLDLKFNYIKSKGENRPKLAGDPDNVYFNMALMPRSIHLSDMKDYRNDDLTVRRYSDNGGMILNPYWTVNMNTNWDDKNRVIAMASLNYKFADWLTAKLRYGTDYTTVRGYDQLGTGVPYWQPTGDVKQDVSTLREDNTDFLLTASKTELISKLSANLSVGGNIMRQNNMSTTQWANGLITPDFYSINNGKAPRTVTNYYEKGINSLYGMGQLSWDNYLFVDLTARNDWSSTLPSDNRSYFYASAGLGWVLSEMVTLPEWINFLKVRGSWAQVGNDTDSYKLDQYLTIDLIGESGVPGATLPSDLPASNLKPEQATSYEVGAEGRLFNDRLGFDLTYYKVNTKDQILALPTPPATGYVNQFINAGNIENRGVELMIRGTLIKNENFQWDMTLNWAKNTNKVIDLYDGIDTYVISPSTSQVSVITNEGGSYGDLQGTHYVRDDQGRKVLDAEGLPVISQDRSVIGNYLPDWTAGLSNTFVYKNLSIGLLFDIRKGGDIYSGSVNAAAAAGTLAETSEGRDAWYNGTGGYVVSGVDVDGNAVTKTVNPESYWSRVSGIDEEWIYDATNIRLRELSVGYSLPKTILSGTPFTGAQVSFVGRNLWLIYSELPGLDPESSYSQSNAQGLELGAVSTPRTLGFNIKLDF